The following are encoded together in the Juglans microcarpa x Juglans regia isolate MS1-56 chromosome 2D, Jm3101_v1.0, whole genome shotgun sequence genome:
- the LOC121249732 gene encoding transmembrane protein 230 yields the protein MASRRHVQYNALPTDEDDNYDGIARRQYDARFDYTPKALDKIPWKSIALALFLLFLGSVLLFLSYFIFTGHMGGEHSQAFGLLALGSLSFLPGFYETRIAYYAWRNAKGYRFASIPDY from the exons ATGGCATCAAGACGCCATGTTCAGTACAATGCTCTTCCTACCGATGAAGATGATAATTATGATGGTATTGCGAGAAGACAGTATGATGCTCGGTTTGACTATACACCCAAAGCCTTAGATAAAATCCCATGGAAATCCATTGCCCTTGCCCTTTTCCTGCTGTTTCTTGGATCAGTGCTTCTCTTCCTCTCATATTTCATCTTCACAGGTCACATGGGAGGGGAGCACTCCCAGGCCTTCGGCCTTTTGGCCTTAGGAAGTCTCTCCTTCCTCCCAG GCTTTTATGAGACTCGAATTGCATATTATGCATGGAGGAATGCCAAAGGATATCGGTTTGCTTCCATTCCTGATTATTAG